A single genomic interval of Scyliorhinus canicula chromosome 15, sScyCan1.1, whole genome shotgun sequence harbors:
- the rps2 gene encoding 40S ribosomal protein S2 has product MADDAGGRGGFRGGFGSRGRGRGRGRGRGRGRGARGGKAEDKEWVPVTKLGRLVKDMKIKTLEEIYLFSLPIKESEIIDFFLGSALKDEVLKIMPVQKQTRAGQRTRFKAFVAIGDYNGHVGLGVKCSKEVATAIRGAIILAKLSIIPVRRGYWGNKIGKPHTVPCKVTGRCGSVLVRLIPAPRGTGIVSAPVPKKLLQMAGIDDCYTSARGCTATLGNFAKATFDAISKTYSYLTPDLWKETVFTKAPYQEFTDHLAKTHTRVSVQRSQSAVAPAT; this is encoded by the exons ATGGCGGACGACGCCGGTGGTAGAGGAGGTTTCCGTGGTGGCTTTGGCTCCCGTGGGCGGGGCCGAGGTCGCGGTAGGGGAcgtggcagaggccgtggtgcCCGTGGTGGAAAGGCTGAAGATAAGGAG TGGGTGCCAGTAACTAAGCTTGGGCGTCTGGTAAAGGATATGAAGATCAAAACGCTGGAGGAAATTTACCTCTTCTCCCTTCCTATAAAG GAGTCTGAAATCATTGACTTTTTCCTGGGATCGGCTTTAAAGGATGAGGTTCTCAAGATCATGCCAGTACAGAAGCAAACTCGTGCCGGTCAACGCACAAGGTTCAAG GCTTTTGTTGCTATTGGTGACTATAATGGACATGTTGGATTGGGTGTCAAGTGCTCCAAGGAAGTGGCCACTGCCATTCGCGGAGCTATTATTCTGGCAAAGCTGTCGATCATCCCTGTGAGGCGGGGCTACTGGGGTAACAAAATTGGAAAGCCCCACACTGTACCATGCAAG GTGACTGGCCGTTGTGGTTCAGTCTTGGTGCGTCTAATCCCTGCACCTCGTGGTACTGGTATTGTCTCAGCTCCTGTGCCCAAGAAACTGCTACAGATGGCTGGTATTGACGATTGCTACACCTCAGCCAGAGGCTGCACGGCCACACTGGGCAACTTTG CTAAAGCTACTTTTGATGCCATCTCTAAGACCTACAGTTATCTGACCCCggatctgtggaaagagactGTGTTTACCAAGGCCCCATACCAG GAATTCACTGATCATCTGGCCAAGACCCACACCCGCGTGTCAGTCCAACGGTCCCAGTCGGCTGTTGCTCCTGCAACATAA